The Haloarchaeobius amylolyticus genome window below encodes:
- a CDS encoding sulfatase-like hydrolase/transferase, whose amino-acid sequence MSINNVYIFAADALRDDYLPDSVKEVGEYVPTVSSGTISPEGFSSIVSGLYPYQHQTHAFTNRLEPRFNYLNAVAETYDTRFFQIYNTELAKVLGMEQDTSNPVESLEEPFIVLERDMTTHAPYNYSSYKDIDVGPQEYFGGKNVEWSRIRSDYEAASKQVGERFRQRLDELDSAGLLDETLVIFTSDHGELLGEYSEQSHGDPLVPELVEVPTVIRCPDSSSQPVVPEFMSHVDILPTIIDALDEEKPWTMPGDSVFTDGSPPYRLCEHRDKPHSLEEFSFQNYYDQNLRSVWDANGGVVFNETSVPGLGVHAFRQAPLFNPLRGRDVFRAFGALYHHLRPTRTFGDPGFTPSEAREYIQEIDDLSIRLSKGTEEISEEAREELEHLGYL is encoded by the coding sequence ATGAGTATAAACAACGTCTACATCTTTGCCGCAGACGCCTTGAGAGACGACTATCTCCCAGATTCCGTCAAGGAAGTTGGGGAATACGTCCCAACTGTTTCATCTGGAACAATCTCCCCGGAGGGGTTCTCGAGTATCGTATCTGGACTTTATCCCTACCAGCATCAAACACATGCGTTTACAAACAGGCTTGAGCCACGGTTCAACTATTTGAACGCCGTCGCAGAGACCTATGATACCCGCTTCTTCCAGATTTACAACACCGAACTGGCTAAAGTGCTAGGAATGGAACAAGACACATCAAACCCTGTCGAAAGTCTTGAAGAACCGTTCATTGTCTTGGAGCGGGACATGACGACGCACGCACCATATAATTATTCAAGCTACAAGGACATCGATGTCGGACCCCAAGAGTACTTTGGCGGGAAAAACGTAGAGTGGAGCCGGATTCGATCCGATTACGAAGCAGCCAGTAAACAGGTGGGAGAACGCTTTCGACAGCGTCTCGACGAACTGGATTCGGCCGGACTCTTGGACGAGACCTTGGTGATATTCACCTCTGACCACGGGGAACTGCTCGGTGAGTACAGTGAGCAGAGTCATGGCGACCCCTTAGTGCCGGAGCTCGTCGAGGTCCCAACAGTTATCAGATGTCCGGATTCCTCGAGTCAGCCCGTAGTTCCAGAGTTTATGAGTCACGTCGATATCCTTCCAACAATCATTGACGCGTTAGACGAGGAGAAACCATGGACGATGCCTGGTGACTCGGTATTCACTGACGGAAGTCCTCCGTACCGACTGTGCGAACACCGTGACAAACCCCACAGTCTTGAGGAGTTCTCGTTCCAGAACTACTACGATCAGAATCTTCGGAGCGTCTGGGATGCCAACGGTGGAGTAGTGTTTAATGAGACAAGTGTCCCTGGTCTCGGCGTACATGCGTTCCGTCAGGCTCCGTTATTCAATCCGCTTCGAGGGAGGGATGTGTTCCGCGCTTTCGGTGCGCTCTACCACCATCTCCGGCCAACGAGAACGTTTGGGGACCCTGGATTCACTCCTTCCGAGGCCAGAGAGTACATTCAGGAGATTGATGACCTCTCGATTCGACTTTCCAAAGGAACGGAAGAAATTTCCGAGGAGGCCCGCGAAGAGCTGGAACATCTCGGATATCTGTAG